gCAACTCAGTGAACTTAGTTAGCTAGTCCTTCCAAAAAGGTTTCTGTTTCTTTTCTCTCCACCTTAGTGTGATGTGATCAGGTTAGAAGTGAGAAACATGCAAGTATCTTTGCTTAAGTTGGGTTGCCACCTGGTCTAGAAGAATGTATAGTAATTCTTTTGTCGTGCCTGCATCTCTTGGATGTTCATGGTTTGATTTTTGTATGTTGATTGCATGTCAAGTTCTCACTACTTCCTCTGTTTTGATTGCTAGGTTATGCAAGTTGAACCCCTGATATCAAGAATTCGCACTTCAGGGCTCAATATTTTTCTGCAGCTGAAGGATTCTCAGCATTGTCTCCCTGATGAATTAAGTTCTGAACATTTGCAGGTAAAATATTATACTGATCAAGTAGTTAATTTAAGATCTCCATTTAGTTGGatttatatgtttattaaagggaaaaaaacatTGGATgcataattaatgtaaaaattgcAGCACTGTTCACAAAAACTTAAGCTTTTGGGACATGAAGAAACCTCACCAGTCATTCAGGAAGCTATTACAGAACATCTGGAAAATGTAGGACCCAGTTCAGAGCTCCTGTCAAAAATTGCTGATAGCTTGGGCCTAAGGTCTAATCAGGAGGTTCTTATTGAGGCAGTGGCCCTTGAAAGGTTGAAGGAGAATGCGGAACAAACTGAAAAGACTGCAGAAGCTGAATTGATTGATCAAATGATTGCTGTTGTAACACATATGCACGAGCGTCTTGTTATGCTTAAACAAGCCCAGAGTATCAGCCCAGTTCCAATACCTGCTGATTTTTGTTGTCCTCTTTCTTTGGAGTTGATGACTGATCCTGTGATTGTGGCATCAGGGCAAACATATGaacgagctttcatcaagaactGGATTGATCTTGGGCTTACTGTTTGTGCAAAGACACGTCAGACTCTGGTTCATACCAACCTAATACCTAATTATACTGTAAAAGCACTAATTGCAAACTGGTGTGAATCGAACAATGTGCAACTGGTTGATCCCACAAAATCCACAAATTTAAATCAAGCATGTGTCCTTCATGGGTATATGGAATCTGGTACAACCAGGGAATCACCTGTTTTTGTTCATTCCAGGAGCAACCAGCCATCCTCACCTGAGTCAGCAGGTTCTCGTTCTTTTAGTTCACCAGCTAATAACTTAACTTCTGGTGGAACTCAGCGAGAGGGAACATCACCTTTGCATCCCCGTTCAACTTCAGAAGGCTCCTTAAGTGGTATGGTTAATGGGCAATATATGGATCTTGCTAGAATATCTCCTGAAGGTTTGGATGACAGGTCTGCTAGCTCAGATGAAAGCAGTGTGGATTCAGCTAGCCATCCATCAATGTCACCATCTAGAAGGGAATCTTCCAGTGCCTTTAGCTCTGAACAATCTCAAACCCATATTAGAGCTGTTTCTGATTCCAGTGCACTTTCAAATGCTAATTTTCCTCAAGAAACAGAAGATGATAACAACAATGCTCCTCAGCTGTCAACAAGTGCAGGGCACAGTAGAGAAGCTTCTGGTGAATTAAATCCAGGGCCAGAAACTGCTGGTACTACTTCTGTGGCATCAGTGCATAGAGAACCTGAGTTCCCACTCCGATTGGAGACAAGGTCTCGAAGTCAAGCCATTTGGAGGCGGCCATCAGAGAGGCATGTTCCTAGGATAGTATCTTCTCCTGTTGTTGAAACAAGAGCTGATCTTTCTGCTATTGAAACCCAGGTTCGGAATTTGGTTGAGGGCTTGAAGAGCTCTGATGTTGATACTCAGAGAGAGGCAACAGCAGAACTCCGCCTTCTTGCTAAGCACAATATGGATAATCGAATTGCGATTGCAAACTGTGGAGCCATTAATGTATTAGTTGATTTACTTCAATCAACTGATACAACAATCCAAGAAAATGCTGTTACTGCACTTCTAAACTTATCAATCAATGATAACAACAAAACTGCAATTGCAAATGCTGGTGCAATTGAACCTCTGATTCATGTGCTTAAGACTGGGAGCCCAGAAGCCAAGGAGAATTCAGCTGCCACTCTTTTCAGCTTATCAGTGATTGAGGAAAACAAGATTTTCATAGGGAGGTCTGGGGCTATTGGACCACTTGTAGAGTTATTGGGAAGTGGAACCCCTAGGGGAAAGAAAGATGCTGCCACTGCTTTGTTTAATTTGTCAATATTTCATGAAAACAAGAATTGGATTGTGCAAGCTGGTGCTGTGAGGCACCTTGTGGATTTAATGGACCCAGCAGCTGGAATGGTTGACAAGGCAGTGGCTGTCTTGGCAAATCTTGCCACAATTCCAGAAGGAAGAAATGCAATTGGTGATGAAGGTGGTATTCCTGTTCTGGTTGAGGTTGTTGAGTTGGGTTCTGCGAGAGGAAAGGAGAATGCAGCTGCTGCTCTTCTACATCTTTGCTTGCATAGTACCAAATTTTTAGGCAAGGTGCTTCAACAAGGAGCTGTCCCGCCATTAGTAGCTTTATCACAGTCAGGCACTCCAAGGGCCAAAGAAAAGGTGTGGTTCTTTCTTTGTAGTTTCATACTTTAGTTGCCTTTTAATTCTTCTTTctattctttcaaaaaaagtGATGGGTTTTCTTCTATGTTTAGGCCCAGGCTCTCCTCAATCAATTTAGAAGTCAAAGGCATGGGAGTGCTGGCAGGGGCTGATCTTGAATTCCCAACCTTGAGTGGTATCCAAAGGTTTTGAATTGACTCCTATAGAATGTCTCCAATTTATACGTTACACGGTGCAAATAAAGTGTGTAAAGGTGTTTCGTATTGTTTTCACTTGCTTGGGAAGGGAAAAGAATATTTGTGGAGGATTGATTGTGTCCTCTTTGTGAAAAACCTTTCTGTGTTgtaaaaaattacacatgtaAGTCTAGCTTTTTTGTATTAACAGAAAAAGGTctggtttttgttgttgtggtaGGGCATGATGGTTGTCCACATATAAAACATTTGGTTTATTTAGTGACACTGTAACTGCCCCCTTTCATTGAGATAGGGATGTAGGTGTAAACTGTTATGTTCATGCGTGGATGATTTTATAACAGGCAAGGCATGCATCTTGAAGAAAGCATGATTATTTGTCCAATTGATGCTTGATCCTACATGTAGAAGGTTCTTGCCttcctatttttcattttccccCTTGTTAATccaattattttatactattgtTGTTCATGTtacaatataataaagaaaagagtTTGTCAACTTTGTCTAAGAATTTTTCCTCCTTCACCCATATTGTAAAGTTATTCTCTTTTTGCCTATCAATGCAAGGTATTAGTGGTTATGGAAATTAATAGATTTTAGAAATTGAATTGTACAATGAGAATTGTGAACCATTAAACTGACGAACTAGATAATTAGtctttattatttgtttcaGTTTCATCAATTTCTGGTATGCTGCGTTTAATTTCTACAATTGCATAATAAATGAACTATATGTCAGGGAAAGGTGAGCACACACAATAGAAGTAATGAAAAATACTAAATGAACAAATTAACCTTTTCTATTTGAGAGAGAATTGTAAAATGCATAATAAGTTGCTACAGAAAAATATTCAAGAAATTCCAACAAATTACTCATTTCAAAATAATACTCTCTTctgtaaaccaaaaaaaaacaaaaacgctctcttcattttgaaatgactaaatttttagcattatattttttcatattgactgatattttcagtttttaatgaaatattaaaacttttattctaaatttatcttaaaaatttaattatgttttttatctctgaattttttcaatttttcacttttagtccttaataaaaaaattgaccagTCATAGTACTTCAACTTTTGTCTGCATTTTTAATCCCTTTCATTAAGTCTCGGCGCATCATCAATAACCATGAGACTTAATCAGCAGGACTAAAAATGATAATGGAAGAACAGTTCAAAAATTATGACCGATCAATTATTTGATTAGAGATTAAAgtgaaaagttaaaaaagtttagataacaaaaacttatttcatcttatcttaaataaaacatatttttccatATAAAAAACTCACATTGTTAggataaaaaatctaaaatttcacCAAAACGTAATAACAAAGTTCCAAAATGATCTCATAATatgcaaagttttttttttttatattttttttatgaaatatatatgcAAAGTTTCTCACCTCTAAAAATAATCCTATCGCAGCACACAGAAAAGCACAACTCAATTAAGGGAGTGAAttagattaagattttaaaagattattttgacataaaaaattatgtagattttaaaagactttgtAAAAATGTAAtgacttttaagattttttaaaagacttttaagatttttttgaaagacttttataattaggattttgtagtttggattttaatggatttgtaaaatgaatttataagatttaaaaagacattatgaatttttaaaatattaaaggatttcatgaatttttttaaaaatttaaaattattgataaagatCTATAAATTTTTCTCAcctaaaactttaaataaaattcattctaTACAAAGAATCATAAACATATTACACAACAAATCAATTTCCCATAACATATTTACAAATACAATAAACTCATATTCCTTCAATCATTAATCATCTTAATTGTATAAAAACTATATGCCGCAATGTCCACTAGTAGCATAGGTACTTGTAGTCATTCTCACAATAATGATCCTACCAAACAAAAAACATGTTCAACAATTGTTTCAAACTCCATTTATAGATGTACCGAAAATACtcatatgcaaaaaaaaaaaaatcatatatatatttatccatCTATACATGAGTCAACTTCtcacatttattaaaaataaacatgtaaCCAAGATGTCCCAAATTCAACAAATTGTGAATATCTCTCATGTCATTTTAGGACATGTTGTCCATGGgtcaaaagagtaaaaaaaattatgaatgtctACCGCTTTCAACAAATAAACAAGAGATTATGtatgataagaaagaaaaacatgtcgattggcaagaaaataaaaaaagaaagaaagtctcATGAAATCTCAAGGATTTGAACGAGATTATTTGATGTGTATTTTTTACTAAACTGTCTCATGAAATACATTAAAATTCATCTTAAAAAAGAATCCATCGAAGTCTGTATACTTTTAAATACTAGAAAGCTTTTTTTAAGaagtaaaatttttaattgaataccaataaattttattgactttcttaaaaattcctaatagtcttgattgaataccacaaaatttatttctattatttaaaatattgattgaatacctcaaaactaaaacccttttaaaatcttaattgaatacctCAAAACTAAAACCCTTTTAAAGTCTTAATTGAATAcctctttaaaaaaagaaatgctGTTAAAAAGGCAGAACCAAACACAagcttaagaaaagaaaagccttGTTGCACCTTTTAAGTCATAGGCAATGGCACCCATAACCATAAACTTTCTTTGACTTTGagatttatatattatgcaAAGGGTTATTTTTATCCCTTTTTCATTTTAACCATAAAAAGGAATGATAAGGAAAgagcttgaaaaaaaaaaggcccaACACAATCCACGCATCAAATGTTACTAGTAGAATTTGATCTCACTAATTAGCACATGTCATATTCACTGTATCCTTGTGAAGTTTATgtgatttgatttaattaagaaGATTTAATCGGAACTCAAATTGTCAATGGAACCATACAAACAAGTTTTTCAGAATCAAATCAGATTAGTTAGAAAATCGAATCAAATAATTGGTTTCGTTGGTTTTGTCAAATTTAGAACACTCATAACTTGTGATAGTTATTAACAATGATTATGACGACATGACGATACAAAAGAAGTCAAAGAGAAACttgtaaaagtaaaataaacaataatcaGGCAAATGTAATTTGTACACGTGATTGTGAGGGATATGATCGATTGTGATTGTGTGACAAACTTAGTATTGGTGATAGCTATTAATTCTCCAATATTAAACTCCCGATTCATACATACAACCATAGTCatacaaaagaaattaatagcCAATAAACAAAACATGATGGAGTATATAGAACAATAACAGATACTTATCACATAAATCACTGGCTTAATCAAGTTCTACTTCCAAAAATATTCAATGGCTTTGCacctaaaattaataaataggaAGAAAGCCAtcatacagaaaaaaaaattcttaaacaaaatttattcatCAGGGGAAATGtttgaaaagaaattattttcactcgtcttataatattatatcatttaaaaaagttaCTGAGAGTGATAGCCACCATTAGAcaaaatctcttttattttttactccATCAGTTTGATAAGTAAATTTCATATCACTTAAGCAAGTTATATATcaaatgtgttgtttgaaggACCATCTTGAGGAACTACAACTACTAGTCTATAACTACTTTATAAACAAGTCTCTGTTAATTGTCATGGAATTGAAATAATTCCTATCCCTCCACAAAAGTTCTTTTCTTTTAGGACTTGCACTGAAGCACATTATCAACGAAAAGCAAAATCTTAGTGattaatataagaaatttaCCATTATTAGTTTCAAACAATTtagttataattaaaatgttaagattACAAAGACTTTGTTAAATCTTTTTAAACTATAACGACTTGATTAAAAACTGAATCAAATTAACATTTATactattcaaataaataaataaaaacaatttaattctGTCTTAAGATTTAAAAATGTTCTTGGGTAAAATCCGGTCCATTATTTACAATAAGgaaacttttcttttttgtttatagttgaaatttgaatatatatatatatatatatatatatatatatatatatatatatatatatatatatatgatagtaTGTTTCATGCAGTGTATAGATTGAAGTTAGATGTAAAACAAGGTGCATTATTCCACCTGGTACAAAAGGCAAAATGCCTTATAATTTATTCCATAATACAATTATAAGGTTACACAAGTACAATTTAAACTGAACTAAACAAACAATTCACAATTTCCAAGTCATGAGAAATCACTTAAACAACCCAACACACCAAACAACTTCCCCCTTTTGAAGGGTACAAAGTGTACACCAAACAAATTTATGTGTCACTTCTAATTAATTCACTCTCCTGCAGTTCTTCCTAATCTCCCCTTGTGACCCAGTTAAGGGTTTGATATCTCCCATCCTAATCATTGCTTTAACAAAGTCAGAATCAAAGGCCTTGTTATTCTGGCTGTATGTTCTGACCAGTGAATCAGTGGATCCACCATTGAAAAGCACTTGATCAGAATTGAGGAGTCCCCTTTTAATGAGAAGGTTTTTGAAGTAGTTGTTGTCAAAATGATTTGGAGTTCTGAAGTCTAGATTTGCTAGATTGTTGTCACCTGTGCCATTGGTCCTAGGGCACCTCCTCTGCCTGGCCAATGCAAATGTTCTGTCAATGTTGGTTTGATTGTATATGCGATCTCTGAAACTAGTACACCTTGCTTTGCCAAATGTGTGAGCTCCTGCATGTTAAACCACACAAAATATCATAAATAGAATTGTTCAATATTAGTTTTCAATAATTGATTTGGTACGTGTTGGTAAGTCTGTCTCATAATGGAGTTCTAGTCACACTAATAATTATTAAGTTTAATTCATGCACTAAAAATCTAAAACCCTTTAACATTATAAGTTTAATTACTATGCAATGTAATgacaatgtaaatattttttcatccttgtaatttagttttattttatttttgttgttgtaatttttttttcatttcagtacttacaaaatatatttgttttatttatcatttttaatgagCTTTAGATAATTctttgaacaataaaaaaatatttttaatagtaaaaagaaacattatttaaaatattttaaggacgaaaaataaaatagatacattttgcaatgattaaaataaaaaaaaattacaagaacaaaaatgaaaaaaaaaactctaaactacaaggaccaaaaaatatttaagtcttttatGACAATTTATATTTAGATTTCAATGTAGAAAAACCTTTGTATTGTActacattctaattaaattcatattgttTACGTACTTttataaatgtataaattaaataataaatataaggaGGACTCTCTCAATAGATCAAGGTTACTAAATCCTAAAATTACAATGTAGCTGTAATTTTAGTTGATATATGAAACTGCTTGTTAATCATATTTTCTagttatatatgaaatttaattttctcttacaatgacaacaacaaagtttgaatttaaaatCCTGTACAAATTACTCCAACTTTCACCACTAAGTTGACCATAGGTTCATACatgaaatatgatttttttatcaataaatattagttgttaattattatttttgtttgttaacaTATGGAAATAAAACCCATGCATGATGtttctttgctttctttttctcttaactACCCAACTCACCTCCCACCTTATATCTCTTATGAAATCTGGTAGTGAGTTCTTAGATTCACTTATTTCCCCGTACATTGAAATATTATGGATGATTCTTAGTTGGTTAAATGTGCCTTTCTTGTTGCTTAAATGCGTTACTATTGAAAGACATGActtcaaacttaaaaaaaaaaaaggacttgATCCAATGCACATGGTTGTTTAAATGTCACATTCGGGCATGAATTTGTTTAGGAAAATTCACTGTTATAAACAAAACCGTTATTAAAACGTGTCTCAAGTCTCAATTAAACACAGACAAAAGTAGTAATTGTTCATATAATGGAAGGAAGAGATCAAAGATGgggaatatataataataagataaagaagaaaaaaaagagaaaaataccaGATAAGGCAACCATGTCCCTAGCAGAGAGTCCTTGATCTTGAAACCTTGTGATAAGGTTGGTGAGGTTAGATGTGGGAGGTGGAATAACACCAGTGTTTGCAGCAGTGAAATTGGCACTTCTAGAATCCCTTCTTCCAAGTCTAACATTCCAAAATGGTCCTCCAAGCTGCACAATGCAACAAAACAAACcaacataacaaataaatattttaagcacTTCTATAGATGTTCAGAAACAACTATGTTTGCAAAATCACActacaaacaaatataatttatatgctaATGATATATAATCATTAGACTTAACTTCTTTggcataaattttatttaatggaaATCGAATAATcagtataaatattataagtcttaatatttttggtttttcacaagtatatttttttaagataatcttGTTTGAGATATAGACATACAAGAAAGGATCTAAGGAGCACAATTATGTATATacgaggaaaaaaattaaaattaaaattaaaaatattaataaaagaaaatattatgaaaatatgcTTTTGAGTTgatatttacttaattttttaaaattaataataaatatttataaaatttattatttattaaataattatttatttgaacttaaatatttaactaattatataaaaagaaatttaatgcCCTTTGATATATTTCTGAATTCATTCTTGCGAATAGACATTAAATATAAGTGCCTCTTTCGAtataattcaaactttaatttatcACTTGAGGAATTAATCCATTTTGTTAGATTCAACTTTATTGTTGTATGTATTATTATATTGGTGATCATACTAATATacaattttattgatataagaaattaataatatacatCATTGATGCATCATATTGTTTAGATAGATCTACACTGTTAATATAAACATTGCAACTCTTCACTAACACATTACATTAATAaaacaaatgatatatatactttgtttttgaaagacacaaataatatatactaaTAGTGTAAAGGTCTTTTTCACTTAGGATCTAATCACAAGTAATTATGCATGATAatgttgttgatttttataataatcatctTAAAACTTAAAACTGATACTAATAATTATTTCTGATCTAGGATTATTAAACTCAATATTGTTTAgcagattaattaattatgtttgaaCTCACAAGAACAACAGAGTCACGAGAAGCAATGTCCAAGATATCAGCACATGAGACCACACCGGGGCATATTTTCTCGACCTTAGACTTGATATCATCGATTAATTCATAACCTCTCACTGAATTGTTGTTAGCAGCTGCAGTCTTCTCCCCCTGGAAGGTTGGAGTGTCATCAAGTAGTATTGATCCATCACAACCCTGTTTACATATTAAAGCAGCATCAACCATCAAACATGACCAAAGAATTACCATAAATTCGATTCAAAACATCTAAACATATGTGTTTTGAAGGAAAAagaattagtaaaattttaatttatccaaaaaaaacttattaaattcatatacataagctaattttagttTACTCGAGAGTTTCATATACGTGCTTGTAATAGAAGCTTATACAAATAGGGCATAATTTTGAATGAGCTTAGGATAATTTATTTCGacttgagaaaatatttttattgttattttatattttaataaataattata
The nucleotide sequence above comes from Glycine soja cultivar W05 chromosome 11, ASM419377v2, whole genome shotgun sequence. Encoded proteins:
- the LOC114374915 gene encoding peroxidase 4-like produces the protein MALSPIRSSTFSSSSANIVTLAVLLLLTRTSSATLSKNFYSKTCPNVFNTVKSVVKSAVAKEPRIGASIVRLFFHDCFVQGCDGSILLDDTPTFQGEKTAAANNNSVRGYELIDDIKSKVEKICPGVVSCADILDIASRDSVVLLGGPFWNVRLGRRDSRSANFTAANTGVIPPPTSNLTNLITRFQDQGLSARDMVALSGAHTFGKARCTSFRDRIYNQTNIDRTFALARQRRCPRTNGTGDNNLANLDFRTPNHFDNNYFKNLLIKRGLLNSDQVLFNGGSTDSLVRTYSQNNKAFDSDFVKAMIRMGDIKPLTGSQGEIRKNCRRVN
- the LOC114374724 gene encoding U-box domain-containing protein 4-like translates to MEISLLKMIVNGISSFLHLSFSGNMNSAPVPKYYQKAEEILKLLKPIIDAIVYSELASDEVLNKILEEIDLAVNELKEHVENWHLLSSKVYFVMQVEPLISRIRTSGLNIFLQLKDSQHCLPDELSSEHLQHCSQKLKLLGHEETSPVIQEAITEHLENVGPSSELLSKIADSLGLRSNQEVLIEAVALERLKENAEQTEKTAEAELIDQMIAVVTHMHERLVMLKQAQSISPVPIPADFCCPLSLELMTDPVIVASGQTYERAFIKNWIDLGLTVCAKTRQTLVHTNLIPNYTVKALIANWCESNNVQLVDPTKSTNLNQACVLHGYMESGTTRESPVFVHSRSNQPSSPESAGSRSFSSPANNLTSGGTQREGTSPLHPRSTSEGSLSGMVNGQYMDLARISPEGLDDRSASSDESSVDSASHPSMSPSRRESSSAFSSEQSQTHIRAVSDSSALSNANFPQETEDDNNNAPQLSTSAGHSREASGELNPGPETAGTTSVASVHREPEFPLRLETRSRSQAIWRRPSERHVPRIVSSPVVETRADLSAIETQVRNLVEGLKSSDVDTQREATAELRLLAKHNMDNRIAIANCGAINVLVDLLQSTDTTIQENAVTALLNLSINDNNKTAIANAGAIEPLIHVLKTGSPEAKENSAATLFSLSVIEENKIFIGRSGAIGPLVELLGSGTPRGKKDAATALFNLSIFHENKNWIVQAGAVRHLVDLMDPAAGMVDKAVAVLANLATIPEGRNAIGDEGGIPVLVEVVELGSARGKENAAAALLHLCLHSTKFLGKVLQQGAVPPLVALSQSGTPRAKEKAQALLNQFRSQRHGSAGRG